From one Bacteroidota bacterium genomic stretch:
- a CDS encoding glycosyltransferase family 39 protein — MNAIKRFYNEHPLRTILALGLFFRLIAVIFSKGFGMHDDHFLVIEAAQSWADGYDYNNWLPWNNSGKPSGHSWFYVGLHFFLLKALNFIGLDDPQGKMYIVRFLHAIYSMGVIVFGYRIARRLGNEKDAIRVAWFLALMWFIPSSSVRNLVEWVCVVPLLLSSLYLIKAEQEGNRQRHFILSGLFAGIAMSIRFQSLFFLAGTGLYLLYRGKIKGGLLLAAGFVFAFFITQGADLIFYHRPFVEVTEYIQYNLLNATTYFDRPWYQYLLTVGGMLIPPVSIFLIIGYCKAWKKVLVIILPSLVFFLFHSWFPNKQERFILPFIPFFIIAGTIGWGMFREGKLMSKAELFSWRFFWILNTAGLLVLSTTYSKRSMTEAMYYLYQQPDFNNFIMEVSHRDSPQWPPQFYSGKWNQAFCIYKEYPTERFVTYIQQHPSEYPHYILFFQEDHVWNRIAKFKKVTGAELTFVHKATPSWFDALLHWLNPRNKNEPVYIFLIN; from the coding sequence ATGAACGCAATTAAACGTTTTTACAACGAGCATCCCCTGAGAACAATATTGGCGTTGGGGCTATTCTTTCGATTGATAGCTGTAATTTTTTCGAAAGGATTTGGAATGCATGACGATCATTTTCTGGTGATTGAAGCTGCGCAGAGTTGGGCTGACGGGTATGATTACAACAATTGGCTTCCATGGAACAATAGCGGAAAGCCAAGTGGTCATAGTTGGTTTTATGTGGGCTTACATTTTTTCCTTTTAAAAGCACTCAATTTTATCGGACTCGATGATCCACAGGGGAAAATGTACATCGTTCGTTTTTTACATGCCATTTATTCAATGGGTGTTATCGTATTTGGCTACCGGATTGCCCGGCGTTTAGGAAATGAAAAAGATGCGATCAGAGTAGCCTGGTTTTTAGCCTTGATGTGGTTTATTCCCTCTTCCAGTGTCAGAAATTTAGTGGAATGGGTATGTGTGGTCCCACTCTTACTTTCTTCACTCTATCTCATCAAAGCCGAACAGGAAGGAAACCGGCAACGCCATTTTATTTTATCCGGATTATTTGCCGGAATTGCCATGAGTATTCGATTTCAGTCCTTGTTTTTTCTGGCGGGAACCGGATTGTATTTATTGTATAGAGGGAAAATTAAAGGAGGACTTTTACTTGCTGCAGGTTTTGTGTTTGCCTTCTTCATTACTCAGGGTGCGGATTTGATTTTTTATCATCGCCCCTTTGTGGAGGTAACCGAATACATTCAGTATAATTTGTTAAACGCCACCACTTACTTCGACCGGCCCTGGTATCAATACTTACTAACGGTTGGGGGTATGCTCATTCCACCGGTGAGTATTTTTCTCATCATCGGTTATTGTAAGGCCTGGAAAAAAGTATTGGTGATCATACTTCCTTCGTTGGTATTCTTTCTTTTTCATTCCTGGTTTCCGAATAAGCAAGAACGTTTTATCCTGCCGTTTATTCCTTTCTTTATCATCGCAGGAACAATTGGCTGGGGTATGTTTCGCGAAGGCAAATTAATGAGTAAAGCTGAACTCTTTTCATGGCGTTTTTTCTGGATCTTGAACACTGCCGGATTATTGGTGTTGAGTACGACCTATTCAAAACGCTCTATGACAGAGGCCATGTATTATTTGTATCAACAACCCGACTTCAATAATTTCATAATGGAAGTCAGTCATAGGGATTCGCCCCAATGGCCGCCTCAGTTTTATTCGGGGAAATGGAATCAGGCCTTTTGTATATATAAAGAGTATCCCACCGAAAGATTCGTCACCTACATACAACAGCATCCCTCGGAGTATCCTCATTATATATTATTTTTCCAGGAGGATCATGTATGGAACCGCATCGCAAAATTTAAGAAGGTAACCGGCGCTGAATTAACCTTTGTTCACAAGGCGACCCCCAGTTGGTTCGATGCATTATTGCATTGGTTGAATCCCCGCAATAAAAATGAACCGGTGTATATTTTTCTTATCAATTGA
- a CDS encoding NAD(P)H-dependent oxidoreductase, translating into MITIIAGTNRPESLTLKFATIYKELLERSANEVMLLSLADIPASVYLNGSYEHHSTPHELQQLQEEYFIPAEKYVFIFPEYNGSLPGILKLLIDSLNPKIAFKGKKASLIGIANGRAGNLRGLDHLSSILMHMQVTVLPYLLPVSKVQAEFEENSLKEATLKVVEDHIRRTIEF; encoded by the coding sequence ATGATAACGATAATCGCAGGTACAAACCGTCCGGAAAGTCTAACTTTAAAATTTGCCACTATTTATAAAGAACTTCTTGAAAGAAGCGCAAATGAAGTCATGCTCCTCTCATTGGCAGACATTCCGGCTTCGGTATATTTAAATGGTAGTTATGAGCACCACTCAACTCCTCACGAATTACAGCAATTGCAAGAGGAATATTTCATTCCGGCAGAAAAATATGTATTCATATTTCCTGAATACAATGGGAGTCTTCCGGGAATTTTAAAATTACTAATTGATAGTTTGAATCCTAAAATTGCATTCAAAGGAAAGAAAGCTTCATTGATTGGAATTGCGAATGGTAGAGCAGGGAATCTTCGGGGATTAGATCATCTCTCCTCTATATTAATGCATATGCAGGTGACTGTACTTCCTTACCTTTTGCCGGTGAGTAAAGTACAAGCTGAATTCGAAGAAAATAGTTTGAAGGAAGCAACGTTGAAAGTAGTTGAGGATCATATCCGGAGAACTATAGAATTCTAA